A stretch of DNA from Parvularculales bacterium:
CCGTAACGCTGAGGGCCGGATTATTCCGGAAACGCGTTTTTAACATCTCAGCGAGACGCTCTATCCGGCTTTCTTCTCCGTCAACATTTAAACGGTCGCCGGCAATGAGACGAACCTCGACAACGTTGTCATCCTGCTCTACCGCTTCAGCATCGGACTCCGGCGTCAACATGGTCATGGCGTTGTTATCAAGGAACGTGCTCGCCAGCATGAAAAAAATCAGCAGCAAAAAGACGACATCGACAAGGGGCGTCAGGCTGACGCTACGCCGCCGCCCGGGAGATTTGTCAAAAGCCGAAAGCCTTGCCGCCGTCATGTTTATCACCCTTTTCCGGTAAGGTTACCGGCTTTGCTTATTCCGGCCGAACAGGGTCATCAATTGCGCCGTGGCATCGCGCATGGCCATACGGTAACGGTCCACCCGTCCCTCAAACAGATTAAGAGCCGCAATGGCCGGAATGGCAACGGCCAGACCTACCGCCGTTG
This window harbors:
- a CDS encoding biopolymer transporter ExbD gives rise to the protein MTAARLSAFDKSPGRRRSVSLTPLVDVVFLLLIFFMLASTFLDNNAMTMLTPESDAEAVEQDDNVVEVRLIAGDRLNVDGEESRIERLAEMLKTRFRNNPALSVTVLVEETVPTQSLVSVLEAVKESGISSIVTAPVNSATGGEISP
- a CDS encoding MotA/TolQ/ExbB proton channel family protein, whose product is EVIGNVAPLLGLLGTVIGMIRAFQQLEAAGSRVDPALLSGGIWEALLTTAVGLAVAIPAIAALNLFEGRVDRYRMAMRDATAQLMTLFGRNKQSR